The following are from one region of the Bacillus sp. (in: firmicutes) genome:
- the citZ gene encoding citrate synthase, with protein MTLVTRGLEGVVATQSKVSSIIDDQLTYVGHPIDDLAENASFEEVVYLLWHFKLPNKEELAELKQQLAENASIPQEIIDHFRSYPIDKVHPMAALRTAVSMLGLFDDEADVMDKEANYRKAIRLQAKMPTLVATFSRIRKGLDPVAPRTDLSIAANFLYMLSGKEPEAIAIEAIDKALVLHADHELNASTFTARVCVATLSDVYSGITAAIGALKGPLHGGANEQVMKMLAEIGSVEAVDSYLENAFANKQKIMGFGHRVYRQGDPRAKHLQKMSQQLTTLTGEPKWYEMSVKMEAIVREKKNIPPNVDFYSASVYHSLDIEHDLFTPIFAVSRVSGWLAHILEQYDNNRLIRPRADYVGPQKQAWVPIENR; from the coding sequence ATGACATTAGTAACTCGTGGTCTTGAAGGGGTAGTAGCAACACAATCAAAAGTAAGTTCAATTATTGATGATCAATTAACGTATGTGGGGCATCCAATCGATGATTTGGCTGAAAATGCAAGTTTTGAAGAGGTTGTATATCTTTTATGGCATTTTAAACTTCCAAATAAAGAGGAACTAGCCGAATTAAAGCAACAGCTTGCTGAAAATGCAAGTATACCTCAAGAGATTATTGATCATTTTAGATCATATCCTATCGATAAAGTACATCCAATGGCTGCATTACGTACAGCGGTGTCAATGTTAGGTCTATTTGATGATGAAGCAGATGTAATGGACAAGGAGGCAAATTATCGTAAAGCTATTCGTCTCCAAGCAAAAATGCCAACATTAGTTGCTACATTCTCAAGAATTCGCAAAGGATTAGACCCAGTAGCACCTCGTACTGATTTATCCATTGCAGCAAACTTCTTATATATGCTTAGTGGAAAAGAACCTGAGGCAATTGCAATCGAAGCGATTGATAAAGCATTAGTATTACATGCTGACCATGAATTGAATGCGTCTACATTTACAGCTCGTGTTTGCGTAGCGACACTTTCTGATGTATATTCAGGTATCACTGCTGCGATTGGTGCATTAAAAGGACCTTTACATGGTGGCGCAAATGAACAAGTTATGAAAATGCTAGCAGAAATTGGTTCTGTTGAAGCTGTTGATTCATATTTAGAAAATGCATTTGCTAACAAGCAAAAAATCATGGGCTTCGGTCACCGCGTATATCGTCAAGGCGACCCACGTGCAAAGCACTTACAAAAAATGTCTCAACAATTAACAACGCTTACAGGCGAGCCAAAATGGTATGAAATGTCTGTTAAAATGGAAGCGATTGTAAGAGAGAAAAAGAATATTCCTCCAAATGTGGACTTCTATTCAGCGTCTGTATATCATAGTTTAGACATTGAGCATGATTTATTCACACCAATTTTTGCGGTTAGCCGCGTTTCTGGTTGGTTAGCTCATATTTTAGAACAATATGACAACAACCGCTTAATTCGCCCACGTGCAGATTACGTTGGCCCACAAAAACAAGCATGGGTACCGATTGAAAATCGTTAA
- the icd gene encoding NADP-dependent isocitrate dehydrogenase — protein sequence MTQGQKITVDNGVLNVPNNPVIPYIEGDGIGPDIWAASSRVLDAAVEKAYNGEKKIVWKEVLAGEKAFNQTGEWLPQETLDVIKEYIIAIKGPLTTPIGGGIRSLNVALRQELDLFTCLRPVRYFNGVPSPIKRPEDTDMVIFRENTEDIYAGIEWQQGSPEVQKVIDFLQNEMGVNKIRFPETSGIGIKAVSAEGTKRLVRSAVQYAIDNNRKSVTLVHKGNIMKFTEGAFKNWGYEVAEEEFGDKVFTWAQYDRLVETEGKDAANKAQAEAEATGKIIVKDTIADIFLQQILTRPREFEVVATMNLNGDYISDALAAQVGGIGIAPGANINYETGHAIFEATHGTAPKYAGLDKVNPSSVILSGVLMLEHLGWTEAAKLITNSMEKTIASKVVTYDFARLMDGATEVKCSEFGNELIKNMA from the coding sequence GTGACACAAGGACAAAAAATCACTGTAGACAATGGGGTATTAAATGTACCGAATAATCCTGTTATTCCGTACATTGAAGGAGATGGAATCGGACCTGATATTTGGGCAGCATCATCACGCGTATTAGATGCAGCTGTTGAAAAAGCATACAATGGCGAGAAAAAAATTGTATGGAAAGAAGTATTAGCTGGTGAGAAAGCATTTAACCAAACAGGGGAATGGTTACCACAAGAAACACTAGATGTTATTAAGGAATACATAATTGCAATTAAAGGACCTTTAACAACACCTATTGGTGGCGGTATTCGTTCTTTAAACGTTGCACTTCGTCAAGAATTAGATTTATTTACTTGCTTACGCCCAGTTCGTTATTTCAATGGTGTACCATCACCCATTAAACGTCCAGAAGACACTGATATGGTAATCTTCCGTGAAAATACAGAAGATATTTATGCTGGTATTGAGTGGCAGCAAGGATCTCCAGAGGTTCAAAAAGTAATTGACTTCCTTCAAAATGAAATGGGAGTAAATAAGATTCGTTTCCCTGAAACTTCAGGTATTGGTATTAAAGCAGTGTCTGCAGAAGGTACGAAGCGTTTAGTTCGTTCAGCAGTTCAATATGCAATTGATAATAATCGTAAGAGTGTAACGCTTGTTCATAAAGGTAATATTATGAAATTTACTGAAGGTGCGTTCAAAAACTGGGGTTATGAAGTGGCTGAAGAAGAATTTGGCGACAAAGTATTCACTTGGGCACAATATGACCGTCTCGTTGAAACAGAAGGCAAAGATGCTGCCAATAAAGCACAAGCAGAAGCAGAAGCTACTGGCAAAATCATCGTAAAGGATACAATTGCAGATATCTTCCTACAACAAATTTTAACACGTCCTCGTGAGTTTGAAGTTGTAGCAACAATGAACTTAAACGGTGACTATATTTCTGATGCGCTTGCTGCTCAAGTTGGTGGTATTGGAATTGCCCCTGGCGCTAATATCAACTATGAAACAGGACATGCTATTTTCGAAGCAACACATGGTACTGCACCTAAATATGCAGGCTTAGATAAGGTTAACCCTTCTTCTGTTATTCTTTCCGGTGTGCTTATGCTTGAACATTTAGGCTGGACTGAAGCGGCAAAACTAATCACCAACTCTATGGAAAAGACGATTGCCAGCAAAGTTGTAACCTATGATTTTGCTCGTTTAATGGATGGAGCAACTGAAGTTAAGTGTTCAGAATTCGGTAACGAATTAATTAAAAATATGGCATAA
- the mdh gene encoding malate dehydrogenase, translating into MTIKRKKISVIGAGFTGATAAFLAAQKELGDVVLVDIPQLENPTKGKALDMLEASPVQMFDANIIGTSNYEDTADSDVVIITAGLARKPGMSRDDLVSTNAKIMKAVTQEIVKYSPNCYIIVLTNPVDAMTYTVYKESGFPKNRVIGQSGVLDTARFRTFVAQELNLSVKDITGFVLGGHGDDMVPLVRYSFAGGIPLEKLIPADRLEAIVQRTRTGGGEIVNLLGNGSAYYAPAASLVEMAEAILKDQRRVLPTIAYLEGEYGYEGIYLGVPTILGGNGIEQIIELELTAEEKAALDKSVESVKSVMNVLA; encoded by the coding sequence ATGACAATCAAGCGTAAAAAGATTTCTGTAATCGGAGCAGGTTTTACAGGTGCTACTGCGGCGTTTTTAGCAGCACAAAAAGAACTTGGAGATGTTGTATTAGTTGATATTCCACAATTAGAGAATCCTACAAAAGGTAAAGCTCTAGACATGTTGGAGGCATCACCAGTTCAAATGTTTGATGCAAATATTATTGGTACTTCAAACTACGAAGATACTGCTGATTCAGATGTAGTAATCATTACTGCCGGCCTTGCTCGTAAACCTGGCATGAGCCGCGACGATTTAGTTTCTACTAATGCAAAAATAATGAAAGCTGTTACGCAAGAAATTGTTAAGTATTCTCCAAACTGCTATATCATCGTATTAACGAACCCAGTTGATGCTATGACATATACAGTATACAAAGAATCTGGATTCCCTAAAAATCGTGTAATAGGTCAATCAGGTGTTCTTGATACAGCACGCTTCCGTACATTTGTTGCCCAAGAATTAAACTTATCAGTAAAAGATATTACAGGGTTCGTATTAGGTGGTCATGGCGATGACATGGTACCATTAGTTCGCTACTCATTTGCTGGTGGTATTCCGCTAGAAAAACTAATCCCGGCAGATCGTTTAGAAGCAATTGTTCAACGTACTCGTACTGGTGGTGGCGAAATCGTTAACCTATTAGGTAACGGTAGTGCTTACTATGCACCTGCTGCTTCACTAGTTGAAATGGCAGAAGCAATTCTTAAAGACCAACGTCGTGTATTACCAACTATTGCTTATCTTGAAGGCGAATATGGCTATGAAGGTATTTACCTTGGCGTACCAACAATTCTTGGTGGAAACGGTATCGAACAAATTATTGAACTTGAATTAACTGCTGAAGAAAAGGCAGCGTTGGACAAGTCTGTTGAATCTGTTAAAAGTGTAATGAACGTATTAGCATAA
- a CDS encoding response regulator transcription factor yields the protein MKKTILVVEDEHSIATLLKYNLEQAGFAVETAMDGEAGLKMAITETPDLMILDLMLPKIDGIEICKQLRQQKVLVPIIMLTAKDDEFDKVLGLELGADDYMTKPFSPREVVARVKAILRRTQIIDEKAEQDILDTEKMTLGGLVILPEQYEAFFEDELLELTPKEFELLAYLVKNKGRVLTREQLLSAVWNYDFAGDSRIVDVHISHLRDKIEKNSKKPNYIKTIRGLGYKMEVYTPND from the coding sequence ATGAAAAAAACAATTTTAGTTGTTGAAGATGAACATTCGATTGCTACCCTATTAAAATATAATTTAGAGCAAGCCGGCTTCGCTGTTGAAACAGCGATGGATGGAGAAGCAGGTTTGAAAATGGCGATTACAGAAACACCGGACTTAATGATTTTAGATTTAATGTTACCAAAAATAGATGGAATCGAAATTTGCAAACAGCTTCGACAACAAAAAGTATTAGTGCCAATCATCATGTTAACAGCAAAAGATGATGAATTTGATAAAGTATTAGGCCTAGAATTAGGTGCTGATGACTACATGACGAAGCCATTTAGCCCAAGAGAAGTAGTGGCGCGTGTGAAAGCAATATTAAGAAGAACGCAAATTATTGATGAGAAAGCAGAACAAGACATATTAGATACAGAAAAAATGACTCTAGGCGGTTTAGTTATTTTACCAGAGCAATACGAAGCATTTTTTGAAGATGAATTATTAGAGTTAACACCTAAGGAGTTTGAATTGCTTGCCTATCTTGTTAAGAATAAAGGAAGGGTATTGACAAGAGAGCAGCTGTTAAGCGCTGTATGGAATTATGATTTTGCCGGGGATTCGAGAATTGTCGATGTCCATATAAGCCATTTACGTGATAAAATCGAGAAAAATTCTAAAAAGCCAAATTATATAAAAACAATTAGAGGATTAGGATATAAGATGGAGGTCTATACACCTAATGATTAG
- a CDS encoding PAS domain-containing protein, which yields MIRLKINIFFLSFFILLIMLVILGVLLGLQLSTFAELLQSIHMKNYVLIFTIMAIVCILIVIVRARFIGHYVKPMESAVIVANELARGNYKARIFGNRINDTSLLTQSMNILARNLQQMTAAYEVQQDRLQTLIQSMGNGLILIDGKGYINLVNKYYEDIFDINADEYLTRLYYNAFEHEEIKELVEQIFITEKSVRKQLYLPLKIERRHFDVYGAPIIGTNEEWKGVLLVFHDITELKKLEQVRRDFVANVSHELKTPMTSIKGFTETLLDGALEDKQMSEYFLNIMLKETDRLQCLINDLLDLSHIEQDSFKLTISQVDLKNILNEVTVILQSKAEEKKITLHSVIEKEGLIIEGDLNRLKQIFINLINNSLTYTADGGEVKIDCVDIGDKLKVIITDTGIGIKKEEIPRIFERFYRVDKARSRHSGGTGLGLAIVKHLVEAHRGKITVKSDVNKGTIFAVILPKYQIQE from the coding sequence ATGATTAGACTTAAGATTAATATTTTTTTTCTATCCTTTTTTATTTTATTGATCATGTTAGTGATTTTAGGGGTTCTTCTTGGCTTGCAATTATCTACCTTTGCGGAATTATTACAATCCATTCATATGAAAAATTACGTTTTGATTTTTACTATCATGGCAATAGTATGTATTCTTATAGTAATAGTAAGAGCTAGATTTATCGGGCATTATGTTAAACCAATGGAGTCAGCGGTTATTGTTGCGAATGAACTTGCAAGAGGCAACTATAAGGCACGTATATTTGGAAATAGAATAAACGACACAAGTCTGCTTACCCAGTCCATGAATATTTTAGCAAGAAATCTACAACAAATGACAGCTGCTTATGAGGTACAACAAGACCGTTTGCAAACATTAATCCAAAGCATGGGAAACGGTCTTATTTTAATAGATGGGAAGGGTTATATAAATCTAGTCAATAAGTATTATGAAGATATTTTTGATATTAATGCTGATGAATATCTTACTCGTTTGTATTATAATGCGTTTGAGCATGAGGAAATCAAAGAATTGGTGGAACAAATTTTTATTACTGAAAAGTCTGTTCGAAAACAGCTCTATCTTCCTCTTAAAATAGAAAGACGACATTTTGATGTATATGGTGCACCAATTATTGGGACGAATGAGGAATGGAAAGGGGTCTTACTCGTCTTTCATGATATAACTGAGTTAAAGAAACTTGAGCAAGTAAGAAGAGACTTTGTTGCCAATGTTTCTCATGAATTAAAGACGCCAATGACATCGATAAAAGGGTTTACTGAAACGCTGCTTGATGGAGCGTTGGAAGATAAACAAATGTCTGAGTATTTTTTAAATATAATGTTAAAGGAAACAGATCGTTTACAATGCTTAATAAATGACCTATTAGATTTATCTCATATCGAACAAGACAGCTTTAAACTAACGATTTCACAAGTTGATTTAAAAAATATTCTTAATGAAGTAACCGTCATTTTACAAAGTAAAGCGGAAGAAAAGAAGATAACATTGCATAGTGTAATTGAAAAGGAAGGTCTAATCATAGAAGGGGATTTAAACCGCTTAAAACAAATATTTATTAACCTTATTAATAATTCTCTTACCTATACTGCTGATGGTGGTGAAGTGAAAATCGATTGTGTTGATATCGGTGACAAATTAAAGGTAATAATTACAGATACTGGTATAGGGATTAAAAAAGAAGAAATACCAAGAATTTTCGAGCGCTTCTACAGGGTTGATAAAGCAAGAAGCAGACATTCTGGGGGAACTGGTTTAGGTTTAGCGATTGTCAAGCATTTAGTCGAGGCCCATCGTGGAAAAATAACCGTCAAAAGTGATGTAAATAAAGGAACTATATTTGCGGTAATTTTACCGAAATATCAGATTCAAGAATGA
- the hflK gene encoding FtsH protease activity modulator HflK translates to MVSLKRIYTSIALFFIIFILGMVGLTSWYTVDESEQAVILTFGKVDTGIIEPGLHFKMPWPIQDVQKLSKETFSLQFGYREENGEIVEELPEDTKMITGDENIVLADLVVQWKITDPGKFLYNAEDPRNILYNATSASLRGVIGSSKIDDVLTSGKAAIEANVREMLTKLVSDYDIGISILAVKLQDVELPNEDVRKAFTQVTDARETMNTKINEAKKYLNKRKQEAEGEKDATISQAEGDKAARIEKAKGDVAVFNALYNEYKKQPEITRKRLVLETLDQVLPNAEVYIMNDDGSTLKYLPIRPLEGKNPAPATKTGEKGGE, encoded by the coding sequence TTGGTGAGTTTGAAACGAATTTATACATCAATAGCACTATTTTTCATCATATTTATTCTTGGAATGGTCGGCTTAACGAGTTGGTATACAGTTGATGAGTCTGAACAAGCTGTTATTTTGACCTTTGGTAAAGTGGATACAGGCATTATTGAGCCAGGGTTGCATTTTAAAATGCCATGGCCTATCCAAGATGTGCAAAAGCTTTCTAAAGAAACTTTCAGTTTGCAATTTGGCTACAGAGAAGAAAATGGTGAGATTGTTGAGGAGCTTCCAGAAGATACAAAAATGATTACCGGGGATGAAAATATTGTTCTTGCTGATTTAGTCGTGCAATGGAAAATTACCGACCCAGGCAAGTTTTTATATAATGCCGAGGACCCACGAAACATTCTCTATAACGCGACATCAGCTTCTTTACGTGGTGTTATTGGAAGTTCAAAAATTGATGATGTCTTAACATCAGGAAAAGCAGCAATTGAAGCGAATGTAAGAGAGATGTTGACTAAGCTTGTAAGTGATTACGATATTGGTATTTCTATTCTTGCGGTAAAACTTCAAGATGTAGAGCTACCAAATGAAGATGTTCGTAAGGCCTTCACTCAAGTAACCGATGCAAGAGAAACAATGAATACGAAAATAAATGAAGCAAAAAAATATTTAAATAAGCGGAAACAAGAAGCTGAAGGGGAAAAGGATGCGACTATTTCGCAAGCAGAGGGTGATAAAGCTGCACGGATTGAAAAAGCGAAGGGAGATGTTGCCGTCTTCAATGCTTTATACAATGAATACAAAAAGCAGCCTGAGATTACGAGAAAACGGTTAGTTCTTGAAACATTGGATCAAGTATTGCCTAATGCAGAAGTTTATATTATGAATGATGATGGCAGCACATTAAAGTATCTTCCAATTCGACCGCTTGAAGGCAAAAATCCCGCTCCAGCAACGAAGACAGGTGAGAAGGGGGGAGAGTGA
- a CDS encoding protease modulator HflC — protein MSDKKIINLDELKNKNIEWQKITRIGISLVIFFVLIGFILSNVFVVKQGEYKVIRQFGEVVKIIKEPGLNFKIPFIQSVQTLPKYQKFYEVQQAEINTKDKKRMLVDNYAVWRIEDPKKMIANLRTVENAEAKMSEFIFSIVRTELGQLNYDEIIDEENSNRGSFNETVTNTVNQLLQQDNYGIIVTDIRMKRIDLPAENEESVYKRMISERETKAQEYLSMGDAEKNRIIANTDREVKELLAKAQADAEKIRAEGEQTAAQTYNQSFSQDPSFYNLYRTLESYKRTIDGETVIMLPANSPYAKLLMGYTQ, from the coding sequence ATGAGTGATAAAAAAATTATCAATTTAGATGAATTGAAAAACAAAAATATAGAATGGCAAAAAATCACAAGAATAGGTATTAGTTTAGTCATATTTTTCGTTCTTATCGGTTTTATTCTAAGCAATGTCTTTGTTGTAAAACAAGGAGAATATAAGGTGATTAGGCAATTCGGTGAAGTTGTCAAAATTATTAAGGAGCCGGGTTTAAACTTTAAAATTCCATTCATTCAATCTGTCCAAACATTGCCAAAGTATCAAAAATTTTATGAAGTTCAACAAGCAGAGATTAATACGAAAGATAAGAAACGAATGTTAGTTGATAATTATGCAGTATGGAGAATTGAAGACCCCAAAAAAATGATTGCCAATTTACGTACTGTTGAAAATGCTGAGGCAAAAATGAGTGAATTTATTTTTTCAATTGTAAGAACGGAGCTAGGGCAATTAAATTATGATGAAATTATTGATGAAGAAAACTCCAACCGTGGTAGCTTTAATGAAACCGTAACAAACACTGTAAATCAATTGTTGCAACAGGATAATTACGGAATTATTGTAACTGATATTCGCATGAAGCGAATTGATTTGCCAGCGGAAAATGAAGAGTCTGTTTATAAACGAATGATTTCTGAACGAGAAACAAAAGCACAGGAATATTTATCGATGGGTGATGCGGAGAAAAACAGAATCATTGCTAATACGGATCGGGAAGTGAAAGAATTATTAGCAAAAGCGCAGGCAGATGCGGAAAAAATTCGCGCCGAAGGAGAACAAACGGCGGCCCAAACGTATAACCAATCATTTAGCCAAGACCCAAGCTTTTATAATTTATATCGAACATTGGAGTCTTATAAGCGGACTATAGATGGGGAAACGGTGATAATGCTTCCAGCCAACTCACCATACGCGAAGCTGTTAATGGGATATACACAGTAA
- the polA gene encoding DNA polymerase I — translation MSKQKIVLIDGNSIAYRAFFALPLLNNDKGVYTNAVYGFTMILMKVLEDENPSHILVAFDAGKTTFRHETFAEYKGGREKTPHELSEQFPFIREVLDAFNIPRYELEQYEADDIIGTLAKQAEKEQIEVKVISGDKDLLQLVSDYVTVLHTRKGITDVDTYDLQQIKEKYNLTPEQIIDMKGLMGDASDNIPGVPGVGEKTAIKLLSQFGTLEKTLESIDEISGKKLQERLTENKEQALMSKRLATIHCEAPITISIQDLARHEMNKENVIKIFKELGFNTLLGRLGDSAELEMNNEMAEITYEIVTEITVDILANESAIVVEMIEENYHEADIIGFSLANEKGRFFISTEIALASTLFKNWLEDGSAKKYIFDGKQAIVSLRWRGISLKGIEFDLLIASYLLNPAETNHEITDVAKRNGYMNINADEAVYGKGAKRKVPLEKELADHLVRKADAIFELKEKAVQQLKENNQYDLFKELELPLSCILSEMESTGVMVDIERLEVMGHDLDIQLKQMEEQIHGLAGESFNINSPKQLGVILFEKLNLPPIKKTKTGYSTSADVLEKLADRHEMIPLLLHYRQLGKLKSTYIEGLLKVVHKDTSKIHTRFNQALTQTGRLSSTEPNLQNIPIRMEEGRKIRQAFIPSEQGWVIFAADYSQIELRVLAHIAEDEKLMEAFRQGKDIHTKTAMDVFHVGEEEVTANMRRQAKAVNFGIIYGISDFGLSQNLGITRKEAATFIEQYLKSFPGVKKYMDDSILTARANGYVTTLLNRRRYLPDITSRNFNVRSFAERTAMNTPIQGSAADIIKKAMIDMVERLKKEQLQTRLLLQVHDELIFEAPESEIETLKQIVPEVMENAVKLNVPLKVDYCYGATWFDAK, via the coding sequence ATGAGCAAACAAAAGATTGTGTTAATTGATGGAAATAGTATTGCCTACAGGGCCTTTTTTGCATTGCCGCTTTTAAATAATGATAAAGGCGTTTATACAAATGCCGTGTACGGCTTCACGATGATTCTCATGAAAGTGTTAGAGGACGAAAATCCGAGCCATATTTTAGTAGCATTTGATGCAGGGAAAACGACATTTCGTCATGAAACATTTGCCGAATATAAAGGTGGGCGCGAAAAAACACCGCATGAGCTTTCAGAGCAATTTCCGTTTATTCGAGAAGTGTTAGATGCTTTTAATATCCCTAGATATGAGCTTGAACAATATGAGGCTGATGATATTATCGGAACATTGGCGAAACAAGCGGAGAAGGAACAAATTGAAGTGAAAGTGATTTCTGGGGATAAAGACTTGCTGCAGCTCGTTTCTGATTATGTTACGGTTTTACATACTAGAAAGGGCATAACAGATGTTGATACATATGATTTACAACAAATAAAGGAGAAGTACAATTTAACACCTGAACAAATTATTGATATGAAAGGGCTTATGGGCGATGCTTCTGACAATATCCCTGGTGTTCCAGGAGTGGGAGAGAAAACAGCGATTAAGCTATTAAGTCAATTTGGAACACTTGAAAAAACGCTTGAATCAATTGATGAGATAAGTGGAAAAAAACTACAGGAACGATTAACAGAAAATAAAGAGCAAGCACTCATGTCTAAAAGATTAGCGACCATTCATTGTGAGGCGCCGATTACTATCTCGATTCAAGATCTTGCTCGCCACGAAATGAATAAAGAAAACGTCATTAAAATTTTTAAAGAATTAGGTTTTAATACATTGTTAGGGCGATTAGGTGACAGTGCTGAACTAGAAATGAACAATGAAATGGCCGAAATCACCTATGAAATTGTTACGGAAATTACAGTGGATATTTTGGCAAATGAATCAGCAATAGTAGTTGAAATGATTGAGGAAAATTATCATGAAGCAGATATTATTGGTTTTTCATTAGCAAATGAAAAAGGAAGGTTTTTTATTTCAACAGAAATAGCTTTAGCATCTACTCTTTTTAAAAATTGGCTCGAAGATGGGTCTGCCAAAAAATATATTTTTGATGGCAAACAAGCGATTGTCTCCCTTCGCTGGAGAGGGATTTCTTTAAAAGGAATTGAATTTGACTTACTAATCGCTTCTTATCTTTTAAATCCGGCTGAAACAAATCATGAAATTACAGATGTTGCTAAACGGAATGGCTACATGAATATTAATGCGGATGAAGCAGTTTACGGCAAGGGGGCGAAACGAAAGGTTCCTCTTGAGAAAGAGTTAGCTGATCACCTCGTTCGAAAAGCCGATGCGATTTTTGAACTAAAAGAAAAAGCGGTTCAACAGCTAAAAGAGAATAATCAATATGATTTATTTAAAGAGCTTGAACTGCCGTTATCATGTATTTTAAGTGAAATGGAATCGACCGGTGTTATGGTTGACATTGAGCGCTTAGAAGTAATGGGGCATGACCTCGATATTCAATTAAAACAAATGGAAGAACAAATTCATGGGCTTGCTGGAGAGTCGTTTAATATTAATTCGCCGAAACAGCTCGGGGTTATTTTGTTTGAGAAACTAAATTTACCGCCAATCAAAAAAACGAAGACAGGTTATTCAACTTCTGCTGATGTTCTCGAAAAGCTTGCCGATCGGCATGAAATGATTCCATTGTTGCTGCATTATCGCCAGCTTGGAAAATTAAAGTCTACGTATATTGAAGGGTTGTTAAAAGTTGTTCATAAAGATACGAGTAAAATTCATACTCGTTTTAATCAAGCATTAACGCAAACAGGGCGATTGAGTTCAACTGAGCCGAATTTGCAAAATATTCCGATTCGCATGGAGGAAGGTCGGAAAATACGGCAAGCTTTTATTCCATCAGAACAAGGCTGGGTCATTTTTGCGGCTGATTATTCACAAATTGAGCTACGCGTCCTAGCGCATATTGCAGAAGATGAAAAATTAATGGAAGCTTTTAGACAAGGAAAGGATATCCATACGAAAACAGCGATGGATGTTTTTCATGTAGGTGAGGAAGAAGTTACAGCCAATATGCGCCGCCAAGCAAAAGCAGTCAACTTTGGCATTATTTACGGAATTAGTGATTTTGGTTTATCGCAAAACCTCGGGATTACGAGAAAAGAAGCGGCTACGTTTATAGAACAATATTTAAAGAGCTTTCCAGGTGTGAAAAAATATATGGATGATAGTATTCTCACGGCAAGAGCGAATGGCTATGTAACAACATTGCTGAATCGTCGCCGCTATTTACCGGATATTACGAGCCGAAATTTCAATGTTCGCAGCTTTGCCGAACGGACGGCAATGAACACACCAATTCAGGGAAGTGCAGCTGATATCATCAAAAAGGCGATGATTGATATGGTGGAGCGCTTAAAAAAAGAACAATTACAAACTAGGCTTTTGCTACAGGTGCATGACGAATTAATTTTTGAGGCACCAGAAAGCGAAATTGAAACATTAAAACAGATTGTTCCTGAAGTAATGGAAAATGCGGTCAAGCTTAATGTACCATTAAAAGTTGATTATTGTTATGGTGCAACATGGTTTGATGCGAAGTAA